A single region of the Bacteroidales bacterium genome encodes:
- a CDS encoding tetratricopeptide repeat protein produces the protein MSLEINRDMIKAFILNELSEEKMSLVADALIKDERLAKIHKEEKFKIDTKRYYDNEMNPTQRFEYESMLIKNMEIFSKVDQPKETSSSSEELLLKKQLEEAFKNYEASQEQPSTNTPSITIIKKTSISDRFKYWLAAASIFVLLIVGGSIGYNIQPSDSLENRLYADYYNPLGEEDLYLINNSSLVVAKQKYMSGDYGNALLLLKGLPASVTIEVERDLYIGLTLMQIGEYKEAINYFEGILANRSELNFIPQARWYLGLCYLKFGDRAKAIDTFQIIVNKNNCNYKKAKQILKKLRE, from the coding sequence ATGAGTTTAGAGATTAACAGGGATATGATTAAAGCCTTTATACTAAATGAGCTTTCAGAAGAAAAAATGTCTTTAGTTGCGGATGCACTAATCAAGGATGAGCGTTTAGCAAAAATCCATAAGGAAGAAAAATTTAAAATCGATACGAAGCGTTACTATGATAATGAGATGAACCCAACCCAGCGATTTGAGTACGAGAGCATGTTAATAAAAAATATGGAGATTTTCAGTAAGGTTGACCAGCCTAAGGAAACAAGTAGCTCTTCGGAGGAACTTCTTCTAAAAAAGCAGCTGGAGGAAGCTTTTAAAAACTACGAAGCATCTCAGGAACAACCCAGCACCAACACCCCTAGCATCACCATAATAAAGAAAACTTCTATAAGTGATCGATTTAAATACTGGTTAGCCGCTGCTTCGATCTTTGTGCTACTTATTGTGGGTGGAAGTATAGGCTACAATATTCAACCTAGCGATTCGTTGGAGAACAGGCTATATGCAGATTACTATAATCCGCTTGGTGAAGAGGATTTATATTTAATAAATAACAGTTCCTTGGTTGTTGCCAAACAGAAGTATATGTCAGGCGATTATGGAAATGCGCTATTGCTATTAAAGGGATTACCCGCATCAGTAACCATCGAAGTTGAAAGGGATCTATACATTGGACTCACCCTGATGCAGATTGGCGAATATAAGGAAGCAATAAATTATTTCGAAGGAATTCTGGCGAACCGAAGCGAACTTAATTTTATCCCACAGGCTAGATGGTATCTAGGGCTTTGCTATTTAAAATTTGGAGATAGAGCGAAGGCAATTGATACCTTTCAAATCATTGTGAATAAGAATAACTGTAACTATAAAAAAGCTAAGCAGATTCTAAAGAAACTTCGCGAGTAA
- a CDS encoding CHAT domain-containing protein, with product MAIIMNSFKSKGNLLVFKFLVLSILLISISQSKACIPKTSDNDRLNTLYENSKNYYAIGDYFNALRDLNEILLLKSKMNGDSNPEYFKVYNRLGLIYKKQGDLNKAIDFYKKAIEKTSESYYISLINDNLANIYSLRGDYAKAISYFENTLSVLEKSDDVKKYRYMADNYHNLGYAYRKLGDYNLARVSYLKSIQLAEKNKLGGVGETYYNCGLTYQKLDSLNRADYCFKKAIECNTREFSENHYMTAMSYMNYALFYSEIGEFSKSEQLYQRAYRIIINALGNKHLYTSFCLKNNGLLFYRNGKYKQALEYYQKSLISKINNFNDCSVYANPNADELPDMDLLDILKLKAQALERLAEQENKAQNLKAALATLELATSFTERLRTGYLYEGSKLQLAAKEHETYLLGVSIASSLYKITGDSKYAGIAFRYAEYSKYAVLRELKNEEMAKDMAGVPDSISENERRIKQQIASLRMQVEEESKQERPNKLKIDSWEEQQFSLSQNLEGLMQRLESSYPEYYKQKYSNQVVSIPQLQRAMDKKEALLEYVLRDNELYTFIITRDTFLLLRQETDSIFRSKLDFFIYALYSLHSTGYFKYRDAAYILYQKLIAPVETLLKDKNLLIIPDGDLNRIAFEVLIDRPYMEGDDGDYAKESFLLKKHPIGYAYSATLYSNSLNSVHSGSPNFLGIAPDYKNSKDKLRDIPMGLKNVKRLAMLTFGKSLTGGSATEENFRRYGNSYGIIHFYAHGFEDTLNPANSKLILAAPANSSEDEYLHAWEVYNMQLNAEMVVLGSCYSGSGRMSKGEGVLSISRSFMYAGSESVVMSLWAASDRSTNNILNSFYKNLRKGMRKDEALQLAKLENLEKAEPIFAHPRYWAGIVINGNQNGLYHYWYLKKIGLAGTIILALLFVFWKRKAIRNLLYKAKKQ from the coding sequence ATGGCAATAATAATGAATTCTTTTAAATCGAAAGGCAATTTACTGGTATTCAAATTCCTTGTTTTGTCAATACTATTAATTTCTATTAGTCAATCAAAAGCCTGTATCCCAAAAACCTCCGATAACGATAGGTTAAATACGCTTTACGAAAACAGTAAGAATTATTACGCCATTGGAGATTATTTCAACGCTCTAAGAGATTTGAATGAGATTCTTCTGCTCAAAAGCAAAATGAATGGCGATTCTAATCCTGAATATTTTAAGGTATATAATAGGTTGGGATTGATTTATAAAAAGCAAGGCGATCTAAATAAGGCAATTGATTTCTATAAAAAAGCAATAGAAAAAACCTCTGAAAGCTATTACATATCACTAATCAACGATAACCTTGCCAATATTTATTCTTTAAGAGGCGATTATGCAAAAGCTATCTCTTATTTCGAGAACACCCTATCAGTACTTGAAAAAAGTGATGATGTGAAAAAATACCGCTATATGGCTGATAACTATCATAATCTTGGGTATGCATATCGTAAATTAGGAGATTATAACCTTGCTAGGGTGAGCTATCTAAAAAGCATCCAGCTTGCAGAAAAAAATAAACTAGGAGGTGTCGGTGAAACCTATTATAATTGCGGACTGACCTATCAAAAGTTGGATAGTTTGAATAGAGCCGATTACTGTTTTAAAAAGGCAATTGAATGTAATACTAGAGAGTTTAGCGAAAACCACTACATGACTGCAATGTCATACATGAACTATGCCCTTTTTTATTCTGAAATAGGAGAATTTTCAAAGAGTGAGCAACTTTACCAAAGGGCATATAGAATTATAATTAATGCGCTAGGAAACAAACATCTCTATACCTCTTTTTGTTTGAAAAATAACGGACTGCTATTTTACCGTAATGGTAAATATAAGCAAGCACTAGAGTACTACCAAAAATCTTTAATATCCAAGATAAATAATTTTAATGATTGTTCAGTATATGCTAATCCAAATGCTGATGAGCTACCCGATATGGATTTATTGGATATACTGAAACTAAAGGCGCAAGCCCTAGAACGATTAGCGGAGCAAGAAAACAAAGCACAGAACCTTAAGGCTGCCCTTGCCACGCTTGAGCTGGCTACTAGCTTTACCGAGCGGTTGCGAACTGGCTACCTATACGAGGGTTCTAAGTTGCAACTAGCAGCAAAGGAGCATGAAACATACCTGCTAGGGGTAAGTATTGCCAGCTCGTTGTACAAGATTACAGGTGATTCTAAGTACGCAGGTATTGCATTTAGGTATGCCGAGTACAGCAAGTATGCCGTACTAAGGGAGCTGAAAAACGAAGAGATGGCAAAAGATATGGCAGGTGTTCCCGATAGTATCAGCGAAAACGAGCGAAGGATAAAACAGCAGATTGCCAGCCTTAGAATGCAGGTTGAGGAGGAAAGCAAGCAGGAACGCCCCAACAAATTAAAGATAGATAGTTGGGAAGAGCAGCAGTTCAGCCTGTCACAGAATCTTGAGGGTTTAATGCAACGGCTTGAGAGCAGCTACCCTGAATACTACAAGCAAAAATACAGCAATCAGGTTGTAAGTATACCGCAGCTGCAAAGGGCTATGGATAAAAAGGAGGCTCTACTGGAATACGTTTTGAGAGATAATGAGCTGTACACCTTTATTATTACTAGGGACACATTTTTACTTTTGAGGCAGGAAACCGATAGCATTTTCCGTTCAAAACTAGACTTTTTTATTTACGCTTTGTACAGCCTGCACTCAACGGGCTATTTCAAGTACAGGGATGCTGCCTATATTCTTTACCAGAAACTTATTGCCCCAGTAGAGACATTGCTAAAAGACAAAAATCTGCTTATTATCCCAGATGGTGATCTAAATCGTATTGCCTTTGAGGTACTTATAGATAGACCGTACATGGAGGGTGATGATGGCGATTACGCAAAAGAGTCGTTTCTTTTAAAGAAGCATCCCATTGGCTATGCATATTCAGCCACGCTGTATAGCAATTCATTAAATAGCGTTCATAGCGGCTCGCCCAATTTTCTTGGAATAGCCCCAGATTATAAGAACTCGAAGGATAAGCTACGGGATATTCCCATGGGACTGAAGAATGTAAAAAGACTAGCCATGCTAACCTTTGGGAAATCGCTAACAGGGGGTAGTGCTACGGAAGAGAACTTCAGGAGGTATGGCAATAGCTACGGGATCATCCATTTCTATGCGCATGGGTTCGAGGACACCCTTAACCCTGCCAACTCGAAGCTTATACTGGCTGCCCCCGCTAATTCTTCCGAGGATGAGTACTTACATGCATGGGAGGTGTATAATATGCAGCTGAATGCGGAGATGGTTGTGCTTGGATCGTGCTATTCGGGTTCGGGGAGGATGTCGAAGGGGGAAGGGGTGCTAAGCATAAGCCGAAGCTTTATGTACGCAGGTAGCGAATCGGTAGTAATGTCGCTTTGGGCGGCATCCGATAGGTCGACAAACAACATACTAAATAGCTTCTATAAAAACCTGCGTAAGGGGATGCGCAAGGATGAAGCCTTACAACTTGCCAAACTGGAGAATCTTGAAAAGGCAGAACCAATTTTTGCACACCCACGGTACTGGGCGGGCATTGTGATTAATGGCAACCAGAATGGGCTATACCATTACTGGTATCTAAAAAAGATAGGCCTTGCCGGCACCATAATTCTAGCGTTACTTTTTGTTTTCTGGAAACGGAAGGCGATAAGAAACTTGTTGTATAAAGCAAAAAAACAATAG
- the gwsS gene encoding grasp-with-spasm system SPASM domain peptide maturase: protein MVISNDYVFKLFANCKVVQGAARSIICDLNGRVFIIPSKFNSFLDLLKDENGIAYEAISSNDGLKELTEELEQKQMGRFFKTDSVENFPDIRVSWSSPHPITNAIIDVDEKNDTDWEKFILQLDAIGCPFLQIRNFGEISFQKLNSILEIVDQTDVNSVQLIIPFNNQTNFWVELLGLINLFPRVADVIVYNHINKKPQSVEDNRRVRITSEMINNQNSCGNIKPYFFTLKVDFFNEAHLFNTCLNRKVALTPEGFIKNCPSMAINHGNIKDVNLADIIKRDEFKFWWSVKKDDIEVCKDCEFRYICSDCRAFTADINNPYSKPSKCPYDPYTCIGF, encoded by the coding sequence ATGGTAATTAGTAATGATTATGTTTTTAAACTCTTTGCTAACTGTAAAGTAGTACAAGGTGCTGCAAGGAGTATCATTTGCGATTTGAATGGGCGTGTGTTTATCATTCCCTCTAAGTTTAACTCTTTTTTAGATTTGCTAAAAGATGAAAATGGTATAGCCTACGAAGCCATTTCAAGTAATGATGGGTTAAAAGAGTTAACTGAGGAGCTAGAGCAAAAGCAGATGGGGAGATTTTTCAAAACGGATAGCGTTGAAAATTTCCCTGACATTAGGGTAAGCTGGAGCTCGCCACACCCTATTACAAATGCAATAATTGATGTGGATGAGAAAAATGATACCGATTGGGAAAAGTTTATTTTACAATTAGATGCTATCGGTTGCCCATTCCTTCAAATAAGGAATTTTGGCGAAATATCATTTCAAAAATTAAACTCAATTTTAGAAATCGTTGACCAAACAGATGTAAACTCTGTACAGCTGATTATTCCATTTAATAATCAAACTAATTTTTGGGTTGAACTCTTAGGATTGATTAACCTATTCCCTAGGGTTGCTGACGTAATTGTTTATAATCATATTAACAAAAAGCCTCAATCTGTTGAAGATAATCGTAGGGTTAGAATTACAAGCGAAATGATTAATAATCAAAATTCTTGTGGAAATATAAAACCGTACTTTTTTACTCTAAAAGTTGATTTTTTTAACGAAGCTCATCTTTTTAATACCTGTTTAAATAGAAAGGTAGCTCTTACGCCCGAAGGTTTTATTAAAAACTGCCCTTCAATGGCTATTAATCATGGTAACATAAAGGATGTTAACCTCGCCGATATAATAAAAAGGGACGAATTTAAATTTTGGTGGTCTGTTAAAAAAGATGATATAGAAGTGTGCAAGGATTGCGAATTCAGGTATATATGCTCAGATTGTCGTGCATTTACGGCTGACATAAACAATCCATACTCAAAACCCAGCAAATGCCCCTACGATCCCTATACTTGTATTGGTTTTTAA
- a CDS encoding 1-acyl-sn-glycerol-3-phosphate acyltransferase: MIKTISWFTYFWWYLLKPNFKLIRLNRQGKYAERNVLANIIAREWAQRALANNGSSIHVTGIENIPKTGGVLFVANHQGNFDIPIIIGHVPRDKGFIAKAELLKFPFLNKYMKYIDCVFINRKDARQSLIAMDKAAENLKGGHSLVIFPEGTRSADGTIGKFKPGSLKLALKAGVPIVPITLNGSRNIMPKGSSLIGSASVKVVIAPPILYEEYNGMDSNEIAQKVRGIIVSNQC, from the coding sequence ATGATAAAAACAATCAGCTGGTTTACATACTTTTGGTGGTATCTACTAAAGCCAAATTTCAAACTAATAAGGCTAAACAGGCAAGGTAAGTATGCTGAAAGGAATGTTCTGGCGAATATTATTGCTCGTGAATGGGCTCAAAGAGCCCTTGCAAATAATGGCTCTTCCATCCATGTAACAGGTATTGAGAATATCCCCAAAACTGGAGGAGTCCTATTTGTTGCTAATCATCAGGGCAATTTTGATATACCCATTATTATTGGTCATGTTCCACGAGATAAGGGTTTTATTGCCAAAGCAGAACTATTAAAATTCCCATTCCTCAATAAGTACATGAAATACATCGACTGTGTATTTATTAACAGGAAAGATGCTCGTCAATCACTAATAGCCATGGATAAAGCAGCCGAAAACCTAAAAGGCGGACATTCACTGGTCATTTTTCCCGAAGGGACTCGCAGCGCAGATGGAACTATAGGTAAGTTTAAACCTGGTAGCCTTAAACTAGCCTTAAAAGCAGGAGTACCAATAGTCCCGATAACTTTAAATGGATCGAGGAATATAATGCCCAAAGGAAGTTCGCTTATCGGTTCGGCATCTGTAAAGGTTGTAATTGCGCCTCCAATTCTATATGAAGAGTATAATGGAATGGACTCCAACGAAATTGCCCAAAAGGTGAGAGGTATTATTGTATCGAATCAATGTTAG
- a CDS encoding nucleotide pyrophosphohydrolase: protein MTFKEIEQKVIEFRNDRNWEQFHQIKDLLLGLNIEVSELQELFLWKSKEQQAEINIENIRDEVADIAIYLIYISKHYGIDLLEAINDKVDKNSIKYPIEKSRNSNKKYNEL from the coding sequence ATGACTTTCAAAGAAATTGAACAAAAGGTAATTGAGTTCAGGAATGATAGAAATTGGGAGCAATTTCATCAAATAAAAGACTTGTTGCTTGGTCTTAATATTGAGGTTTCTGAATTGCAGGAATTGTTTCTTTGGAAATCGAAAGAACAACAAGCTGAAATTAACATTGAAAATATTAGAGACGAAGTTGCTGATATTGCTATCTATCTTATCTACATAAGCAAACATTATGGCATCGACCTTTTAGAGGCAATAAACGATAAGGTAGATAAGAATTCAATAAAATACCCAATTGAAAAAAGTAGAAATTCAAATAAGAAATACAACGAGTTGTAA
- a CDS encoding archaemetzincin family Zn-dependent metalloprotease, with product MSLQNITLISFGHFEKNFLDRLVKNVSSEFQLLVRVKEGHIDLSDYYDPARRQYNGNELLKEVDAKYSIDSFKTIGLFNVDLFVPILTYIFGQAFLNGRTGILSLYRLSNERYGMSIDEEILLDRTIKEVIHELGHTFGLIHCHTPTCVMRSSTYVEDLDQKNSNLCVKCRGELANIKV from the coding sequence ATGAGTCTGCAGAATATCACATTGATTTCTTTTGGGCATTTCGAGAAAAACTTTCTTGACAGATTAGTTAAGAATGTATCTTCTGAGTTTCAGTTGCTAGTGAGAGTAAAAGAGGGGCATATCGATTTAAGCGATTATTACGATCCTGCCAGGAGACAATATAACGGGAACGAACTTTTGAAAGAAGTTGATGCGAAATATTCGATTGATTCATTTAAAACTATTGGATTATTTAATGTTGATCTTTTTGTTCCTATTCTTACCTATATTTTCGGTCAAGCATTTCTTAACGGTCGTACTGGTATTTTATCACTTTACAGGTTAAGCAATGAGCGCTACGGAATGAGTATTGATGAGGAAATTCTTCTTGATCGCACTATAAAAGAAGTTATCCACGAGCTGGGTCATACATTTGGACTAATTCACTGCCATACTCCAACATGTGTTATGAGATCAAGTACCTATGTTGAAGATTTAGATCAAAAAAATTCTAACCTATGCGTCAAATGCAGAGGTGAATTAGCCAATATAAAAGTTTAA
- a CDS encoding sigma-54-dependent Fis family transcriptional regulator has translation MTRKISILVVDDEESVRDSLYNWFKEDGYRVECAESAKIALSILESDNFDIILADIKMPGMDGLEMLRRIKSLKKDSIIIVMTAFATVDTAVQALKDGAFDYVTKPFDPDDLSHLVRNASKQISLVEENEVLKVKVATLENVEDLIGVSEAMQKVLKQVESVAQSNSSVIISGESGTGKELIARAIHANSSRKYFPLVSVHCGALTESLLESELFGHEKGAFTGAVYNRKGRFEMADSGTIFLDEIATISPKMQIELLRVLETKSFVRVGGNKEISSDFRVICATNKDLKSLVEDGSFREDLYYRLNVVNIHVPPLRERHGDIPLLVDYFIKKYCTSMNKPPVVIDPPALQRLEEFKFPGNIRELENMIERAIVIGNGKKIFLKDLPIEKSFIESPFESLDDNEKSHIAQILNKYNWNISRSAKALKVDRVTLYNKIKKFDLKPLDK, from the coding sequence ATGACAAGAAAAATCTCAATTTTAGTTGTTGACGACGAAGAATCGGTTAGAGATTCATTATACAACTGGTTTAAGGAGGATGGTTATCGTGTGGAGTGTGCCGAGAGTGCTAAGATAGCATTGTCAATTCTCGAATCTGATAATTTTGACATTATTCTAGCTGACATTAAAATGCCGGGTATGGATGGCTTAGAAATGCTCCGAAGAATTAAGTCGCTAAAAAAAGATTCAATTATCATTGTAATGACTGCATTTGCTACCGTAGATACTGCGGTGCAAGCACTAAAGGATGGTGCTTTTGATTATGTAACAAAACCTTTTGACCCCGATGACCTATCGCATTTAGTTCGAAATGCTTCAAAACAGATTTCTTTAGTTGAAGAGAACGAAGTTCTAAAAGTAAAAGTAGCTACACTCGAAAATGTGGAAGATCTGATAGGTGTTAGCGAAGCAATGCAAAAGGTTCTTAAGCAAGTTGAAAGCGTTGCTCAATCAAACTCCTCCGTCATTATTTCTGGTGAAAGTGGTACAGGTAAGGAGTTAATTGCTAGAGCTATTCATGCGAATTCTTCTCGAAAATATTTCCCCTTGGTTAGCGTTCATTGCGGTGCTTTGACTGAAAGTTTATTGGAAAGTGAACTTTTCGGTCACGAAAAAGGTGCTTTTACAGGTGCTGTATATAACCGTAAGGGTAGGTTCGAGATGGCTGATAGTGGGACAATTTTTCTAGATGAAATTGCAACGATATCTCCTAAAATGCAGATTGAACTACTTCGGGTATTGGAAACAAAGAGTTTTGTTCGGGTGGGAGGGAATAAGGAAATATCGTCAGATTTTAGAGTGATTTGCGCTACAAATAAAGACTTGAAGAGTTTAGTGGAGGATGGAAGCTTTCGAGAAGATCTATACTACAGATTAAATGTTGTAAATATTCATGTTCCACCGCTTCGCGAGCGACATGGCGACATCCCTCTTCTTGTCGATTATTTTATCAAAAAATATTGCACATCAATGAATAAGCCTCCTGTTGTAATTGATCCACCAGCTTTGCAACGGTTAGAGGAATTTAAATTCCCTGGCAATATTCGGGAGTTGGAGAATATGATTGAGCGGGCAATTGTTATTGGGAATGGAAAAAAAATTTTTCTCAAAGATCTTCCAATTGAGAAAAGTTTTATCGAAAGTCCCTTCGAGAGCCTCGATGATAATGAGAAAAGCCACATTGCCCAAATTCTAAATAAATACAACTGGAATATATCCCGTTCAGCAAAGGCATTAAAGGTTGATAGGGTAACTCTTTACAATAAGATCAAGAAATTCGACCTGAAACCATTGGATAAATAG
- a CDS encoding HAMP domain-containing protein, with the protein MALFINTIRKHNIGNPFLNKYVKFRSSIYGRVVYSITILSLILFVSFGVIFRSVNEEYMKTVIRQSGNNIGYLVEGSLYKSMLDNDKSALQSTLDIINTMPGIDEVNMYDNQNNLAYTSFSSDTNNHSNPDCISCHADMESMFPKKEKAYRIIDVKSECSMTQNDNSHRHLLIRSPILNEKSCYTSSCHAHKQSDEVLGSLVIKIPLKDLDSAVSKSSTEFYLLATLTTLLLIGFLIFFTSKVIKKPLNAIVKASQAVSNGDKNTRLEIKPNQLDDMRMVSLAFNEMLDNLQSATNELHNWSQQLEYKVQKKTEELGAAQSELIHIERIASLGKLSLSVAHEINNPLSGILIYTKLVQKQLTNQNLDPVKKESMLKQLMLIETETKRCGNIVKGLLDFSRKDQDDYEPKHLHEILQETFDLMTHQMKIANINFSTEFKAKSDLIYCSPNQIKQACIAILVNASDAVTENGAVLIRTKDIDEDRIRLEIVDNGIGIPAEDIPHIFEPFFSTKRNSRGQGLGLAIVHGIIQSHKGKIDVKSELGKGTTISISLPLIKT; encoded by the coding sequence ATGGCTTTGTTTATTAACACAATTCGTAAACACAATATAGGAAATCCATTCCTTAATAAATATGTTAAATTCAGATCATCAATATATGGTCGGGTTGTATACTCTATTACAATCCTATCGCTTATTCTGTTTGTTTCGTTTGGTGTAATCTTCAGATCGGTCAATGAAGAGTACATGAAAACGGTAATTCGCCAAAGTGGAAATAATATCGGGTATCTTGTTGAAGGATCGCTTTATAAATCGATGCTTGATAACGATAAAAGTGCATTACAAAGCACGCTTGACATTATTAATACTATGCCTGGGATTGATGAGGTTAACATGTACGATAACCAAAACAATTTGGCTTATACCTCATTCTCATCAGATACCAATAACCATAGCAATCCCGATTGTATAAGCTGCCATGCCGACATGGAATCGATGTTTCCGAAGAAAGAAAAAGCATATCGTATAATAGATGTTAAAAGTGAGTGCAGCATGACTCAGAACGATAATAGCCACAGACATCTACTCATACGATCTCCAATACTTAACGAAAAATCGTGTTATACAAGTTCATGTCATGCGCACAAACAAAGCGATGAAGTTCTTGGCTCATTGGTAATTAAAATTCCTTTAAAAGATCTTGATTCTGCTGTAAGTAAATCTTCAACAGAATTTTACCTATTAGCAACATTAACGACCCTTTTGCTTATTGGCTTTTTAATATTCTTTACAAGCAAAGTGATAAAAAAACCTTTAAACGCAATTGTAAAAGCTAGTCAAGCGGTTTCGAATGGCGATAAAAATACAAGGTTAGAGATAAAACCCAATCAACTTGATGACATGAGGATGGTTTCCCTTGCATTTAATGAAATGCTTGACAATCTTCAATCAGCAACCAATGAATTACACAATTGGTCACAACAGCTTGAATATAAGGTTCAGAAAAAGACTGAAGAGTTAGGTGCCGCTCAAAGCGAGTTAATTCATATCGAAAGAATTGCATCGCTCGGAAAACTATCATTATCTGTTGCTCACGAAATAAATAACCCTCTTTCTGGTATTCTGATTTATACAAAACTGGTTCAAAAACAGCTAACTAATCAGAATTTGGATCCCGTAAAAAAGGAGTCAATGCTTAAACAGTTGATGTTAATTGAAACAGAAACCAAGCGATGTGGAAATATAGTTAAGGGGTTATTAGATTTTTCGAGAAAAGATCAGGATGATTATGAACCAAAGCATCTACATGAGATATTACAGGAAACTTTCGATTTGATGACCCATCAGATGAAAATTGCTAATATTAACTTTTCTACTGAATTTAAGGCTAAATCGGATTTAATATATTGTAGCCCAAACCAGATTAAGCAAGCATGTATAGCTATACTTGTTAATGCTTCCGATGCAGTTACGGAGAATGGAGCGGTTTTAATAAGAACCAAAGACATTGATGAAGATAGGATTAGACTTGAAATAGTTGATAACGGAATTGGAATACCTGCTGAAGATATTCCACATATCTTTGAACCTTTCTTTTCAACAAAGCGTAATTCAAGAGGGCAGGGTTTAGGTTTGGCTATTGTTCATGGAATTATTCAAAGCCATAAAGGAAAAATAGATGTAAAATCGGAACTTGGGAAAGGAACAACTATATCAATATCCCTACCTTTGATAAAGACCTAA
- a CDS encoding glycine cleavage system protein H, producing MDGFSYSNIFETKGIEYLAVIAFFAILIPFWIILNKKVKRSKQFQKRLGVLTASVLRVPQGLFYSKNHTWAHLEVSGVAKVGLDDLLLHITGEVKFSNLKKSGDQVCKGDILTEIVRNGKQLNILSPISGEILNTNSMLNENFETVNQDPYGKGWIYKIKPTNWIAETNSYYLAEEATNWSARELVRFKDFITVSMKKYSAEPALIMLQDGGELCDNPISELPNELWQDFQKDFLNQPF from the coding sequence ATGGACGGATTTAGCTACTCTAACATATTTGAAACGAAAGGGATTGAGTATTTAGCCGTAATTGCATTCTTTGCTATACTCATTCCATTCTGGATTATTTTGAATAAAAAAGTAAAAAGATCTAAACAGTTTCAAAAAAGACTAGGAGTTCTTACTGCAAGTGTTTTAAGAGTTCCTCAGGGACTATTCTATAGTAAAAATCATACATGGGCTCACCTAGAAGTATCGGGTGTTGCTAAAGTAGGATTAGACGACCTGTTACTTCATATTACTGGTGAGGTTAAATTTAGTAATCTGAAAAAATCAGGAGATCAGGTTTGCAAAGGGGACATTCTGACTGAAATCGTCCGAAATGGTAAGCAGTTAAATATTCTATCACCAATCTCGGGGGAAATACTGAATACTAATTCAATGCTTAATGAAAACTTTGAGACGGTAAATCAAGATCCTTATGGAAAAGGGTGGATTTATAAGATTAAACCCACAAATTGGATTGCAGAAACAAATTCATACTACCTTGCTGAAGAGGCAACGAATTGGTCAGCGAGGGAGTTGGTGCGATTTAAAGATTTTATAACTGTTTCGATGAAAAAATATTCGGCTGAACCTGCATTAATTATGTTACAAGATGGGGGTGAATTATGTGACAATCCGATCTCGGAGCTACCCAATGAGTTATGGCAGGACTTTCAAAAAGATTTTTTAAATCAACCATTCTAA